TCTCAGGCCCGTTTCCAGGTCAGTGAAGCGCAGAAAAGCCGTCAGCGGAACCTTCATCCCGGAAATGACGTAGGCGAACCCGGGAGCATCGATTCCCTTGGTGTATCTGGTCGAAGCGACCAGCGGGGCGCCGATGCCGGGCCAGCGGTATTTGTTACGCAATCCCCGTACATCGATTTCCGCCGCCTGCACCAGTTCGACAAAGCGGAAGTTGCCCCACTGGAGATGCCTGGAGTCGAAATCGACCTGCAAATGGCCGAAAGGGAGGGGATAGGTTCCCCCGGCGAGCCTCACCTGGGACGGGTTCTCCTGGCTGGTGAAGCCTTTGGCGATGCTGCGGTTGTAGAGATCCACGGCGGTGCGCAGCCGGGGTTCGAAGGCGCTCATGGCGTTTTTCGCCTGGGGGGCTTCACCGTGAAAGAGGAAGGCGTAGGCATAGAGGGCCGCGGCCAGATAATAGGCCGGATTTTCGCTTTCCACCGCCTGCAGAAAGGAGGTTTCCGTCAGGGCGAAGAGCAGATCCTGTTTCAACACGCCGTTTTCCAGCAGCTTGTCGTGCAAGGAGGCGATCGCCGTCGCCCGGTCGTCAGCGAAGGTGTTCGCGAGCCCGAGCCGGTTGATGATGTGGATCGTCGGCGAACTGAGCTGTTCGCCGGTCAGGACGTTGGCGGCCAGCTTCCGGTCCGCTTCGCGGGAATCGAGCGTCCGCACGCCGACGGGCGTGGCGCAGCCGGCAACGAGCAGGAAAAGGAGCAGCAGGGTTGGAGTGAAAAATCGTCTCATTGAAATAAAAATTCGCAAATCCGGCACGTTAAATTGAAGATCCTCTGGTTCCATCCCAACTTTTCGCGGCCGTCAGAAAAATTCCCGCAGGCTTTCGTCGATCCCCTTGAGGGTGTCGTACCAGAAATCCCGGGCCGCCTCCATGCTGTCTTTTTCGAAGCGCTCCAGCCAACTCGCCAGCTCCGGATGTTCTTCCCCGTCGACCTCTTTTTTCCGCTTCAAAAAGCTGTGCAGATAGTCGATGTCACGCGCCGACTCCCAGAAAATCGGGCTGTTGTTGCTGTGCAGGCGGCTGGCGAGGACCTCGATAGCGCGCAGGAACGGTTCCCGGGCGCCGTAGAGGGTGCCCATGACATCGGGCAGAAGCTCTTCCGCCCAGCCCCGGTGAAAGCGGCAGATGCCGAGGTTGTCGAGGATCAGTTCCTGCTTCAGCCGCGCCGCACACATGCGCCCGAGGGTGCGGGGGGGGATGAAGTCGTGGCTGTAGATCATGTAGTACTTGCCCATGATCGCCATTGGGGCGAGGGCGCCGGCTACCCAGTACTGGTTGGGGACCATCCAGCCCCGGCGGCTGAAGGCGATGTAAACCAGACGATCGTGCAGCGCCGTCCCTTTGGCGCGGGAGTGGATGCGGCTCCACTTGCGCACCCCTTCGCCGAAATCGAGAATGCCCCGTTTTTCGAGGATAGCGTCAATCAGCTCCAGGGCGAGTTCGGCGTTGTGCGCCGAATCGACCACCGGATCGAAGCCTGCCATCTGCCAGCGGGGAAGACGGCTGACGCCGAGTTCTTCCGGAGCCAGGGTCTTTGTGTCCAGCAGATCCATGAGCCAGGCCAGCACTCCGCCCAGGGAGATGGCGTCGAAGCCCATGGCGTCGCCGTGGCGGTTGAGCTTTTCGGCGGCGCGCTGGTCGAAAATCCCGCACAACGGGCCGAGGGTTTGGTAGGGCTCGTAATCCTTCTTGTAGATGCCGTTGAGCTTCTTGCAGACCGCCGGGCAGGGCTCGCCGCAGGTGGCCTGCTGTTTGTTCGCGATCGTCTCGTCGTTGAACTGCTTGAGGTAGTGGTCGACGATGAATTTCTGGTGCAGCTCGACGCGCTGCTCCTCGCTCCAGTCGATGGTGCGGTAGTTGAAGGCCAGGATTTTTCCGCCCATCGTCGCGTAGTTGACGCCGAAGGTGCCGCCGGTTTTGAGCTTTTCGTCGTAGC
This genomic stretch from Desulfuromonas acetexigens harbors:
- a CDS encoding aldehyde ferredoxin oxidoreductase N-terminal domain-containing protein — translated: MEQRVLMVDAATGFYKTKRYGFDRYFGPVDLGIHLTEEYRSLNFGVGVFAGSIFPGSNRLVVTGFSPCWQGYYISSMGGAGLVFDNLGVNMLSLVGKAPVPSVLYLNRSHGEEIEVEVVPIDAEGVWRSGRLGVYALTDEVYRRFGDRYEKDPRILATGPAALRTDFGGIMSVPISKGKISHVDTWAGRGGLGSALAGEHGIVAVIYGGTVVTEDFRDHKVADEWFKNKYDQRLMQKDLEVTTKYRYDEKLKTGGTFGVNYATMGGKILAFNYRTIDWSEEQRVELHQKFIVDHYLKQFNDETIANKQQATCGEPCPAVCKKLNGIYKKDYEPYQTLGPLCGIFDQRAAEKLNRHGDAMGFDAISLGGVLAWLMDLLDTKTLAPEELGVSRLPRWQMAGFDPVVDSAHNAELALELIDAILEKRGILDFGEGVRKWSRIHSRAKGTALHDRLVYIAFSRRGWMVPNQYWVAGALAPMAIMGKYYMIYSHDFIPPRTLGRMCAARLKQELILDNLGICRFHRGWAEELLPDVMGTLYGAREPFLRAIEVLASRLHSNNSPIFWESARDIDYLHSFLKRKKEVDGEEHPELASWLERFEKDSMEAARDFWYDTLKGIDESLREFF